Within the Deltaproteobacteria bacterium genome, the region CAAACGATGAAGTCGCTTCCTGCAAAAAAATCGAAGACGGCAACAGCAGCCTTGCCAGTGCAAAATATCAACACAGAGGAGATGGTGGTGCAAGACAAAGATTTGTCTTCCTCTTTAAACTCTAATGTAAACTCCTCTGAAAACTCAACAGAAACAAGTGATCAAAAATATTTTGAAAATGAATAATTTAGTAATTTTTAAAATCTGGAGTTTGATTTGTTTGGATTTGATTGATAAATCGATCCATAGAATCAATGTTCCATTTTGAGACGCTTTCATGAAGTTTGTGGTTTTCTGGGGTCTCTTTTTCTGAAGAATCTTTTAGAAATTTTTTACAATTTTGGGCAAATTCAATGAGACTGTTCCTTTCTCCGAGCTTAAATAGTTCAAAAAGAGGTTCAGTGTATAAGGAATCGTTGAATGGTCCAAAAGAATTCAATTGAGGAGAGCCTGGCTGTATTTAAATAATCCAAAGCATAGAATTCAACCTTATCCCATTTTTTTTCGGCAATCGCGCGGTCTAATAATTTATCTAAAAAATAAAAAGGCTTGAGCTTTAGGTTAGTATAGAGCTCCTCAATTTTTTCGAACTTCCAGTTTTTATTGTAATTTGAGTCGCGAATTTCTGATTTTTCGAGTTCATTCAGGTTTGGATCATTTTCAAAATTGTCTTTTGTAGTCAGTTTTGGCTTTGTAGAGCATGATGCTATTACAAAAAAGAAGAAAAGGAAGAGAGCTTTCATATGAAGTATTTTTTCTCGTCATCGGTCATGGGTCTCCAGAAACCTTCGGGAAGAGGGCCGAGTTTCAGTTTTCCGATACGAACTCTTTTCAGACCTGTAACTGAAATACCCACAAGCTCACACATCCTGCGAATCTGTCTTTTTTTACCTTCTGTAAGAATAAATCTTAATTGGTCTTGATTTAATCTTTCGACGATGGCTGGCTTTAATTTTTTTTCATCAAGCTCTAGACCTTCTCTTAAAAGTTGCAAGTTTTCTTCCGTAACAATTCCTTTAACACGAACTAGGTATTCTTTTTCAACATGACTGTCTTCGCCAATGATAGCTTTGACTAAACGGCCATCTTGGGTCAGTATCAAAAGCCCTTGAGATTCGATGTCTAAGCGACCGACAACAGCTAAGTTTTTAATTCCATTATCAATGTTTTTCCAAAAAGTGGGTGGCAATAATTTATGGGTGTTTAAAAAAGCTCGATCTGGGGTGATAAGATCAATGGCCGCTTGGTAGTCTTTTTCCGGCATGTTGGAAACGATACCAACAGGTTTATTTAGAATAACTGAAACGAGGTTTTTTTGGCTACGAAGAGCTTCAGAGTCGAGGGTCACTCTGACATTGGGAAAAACTTTGGTTCCCAGGGTGTTTATTCTCTCACCATTAACATAAACCAAACCTCTTTCGATCAGATGATCGGCTTCTCTGCGCGAGCAAAGTCCTTTTTCAGTCATTAATTTTGATAATCTGATGAGGCCAATAGGATTTTCTGTCTTTTCGTTTTTCTGTCTTAGTTTAAAATGGGGGCTTTGTTCCATTCTGGTCTTATAGCCGAAGTTCTACCCAAAGAGAATCCAATTCCTTCAAAACTACCTGATTAACTTGAGCCCATGGGAGTTTTTCTAAATTGTTTAAAATATAGAGTGAAATATTTTCAGTTGTGGGGATGGTTTTTTTA harbors:
- a CDS encoding rRNA pseudouridine synthase gives rise to the protein MEQSPHFKLRQKNEKTENPIGLIRLSKLMTEKGLCSRREADHLIERGLVYVNGERINTLGTKVFPNVRVTLDSEALRSQKNLVSVILNKPVGIVSNMPEKDYQAAIDLITPDRAFLNTHKLLPPTFWKNIDNGIKNLAVVGRLDIESQGLLILTQDGRLVKAIIGEDSHVEKEYLVRVKGIVTEENLQLLREGLELDEKKLKPAIVERLNQDQLRFILTEGKKRQIRRMCELVGISVTGLKRVRIGKLKLGPLPEGFWRPMTDDEKKYFI